A section of the Cuniculiplasma divulgatum genome encodes:
- a CDS encoding GNAT family N-acetyltransferase yields the protein MSIEIRKLSIEDLETLIEVARESWKWTYAGIYSEEYIESWIREKYSKEKLLNEIVRSQSNLDILFLGAFADSTLIGFIELKIIANKAELLRLYLKPEYTHKKIGKTLLLEAEKIMKKKGILECRLYVHRQNSVGFSFYYKNGFKVEDTDGSDFIMEKKYES from the coding sequence ATGTCCATAGAAATTAGGAAATTATCTATTGAGGATCTAGAAACTCTGATTGAAGTTGCTAGAGAATCATGGAAATGGACTTACGCAGGCATATACAGTGAGGAATATATCGAGAGTTGGATAAGGGAGAAATATTCTAAGGAAAAACTGCTAAATGAAATAGTAAGATCTCAATCTAACCTTGATATATTATTCCTCGGAGCTTTTGCAGATTCGACGTTAATTGGATTTATTGAATTGAAGATTATTGCTAATAAAGCTGAATTACTTCGCTTATATCTTAAACCGGAATACACGCACAAGAAGATTGGAAAAACATTACTGTTAGAGGCAGAGAAAATTATGAAGAAAAAAGGTATTCTGGAATGCAGACTATATGTTCACAGACAAAATTCTGTGGGATTTTCGTTCTATTATAAGAACGGATTCAAGGTTGAGGATACTGATGGAAGCGATTTTATAATGGAAAAAAAATACGAATCATAA
- a CDS encoding GNAT family N-acetyltransferase, protein MLEPFVGSTMEIRQLKESDVESVIEVARLSWEWTYQSIYSHEFIESWIRKKYAKHAISDQITRSASGQNGIFLGAFQNNKLIGFIHAVVNDSEAEIARLYFLPGFTRRGFGSELLRTAEEILCSRGVRRARLYVQKQNNIGIVFYRKHGYSDAGYCDYDIEMVKNFQDCHGI, encoded by the coding sequence TTGCTTGAACCATTTGTTGGTTCAACAATGGAAATACGCCAGTTAAAGGAAAGTGATGTTGAATCGGTCATTGAAGTGGCCAGGTTAAGCTGGGAATGGACATACCAGAGCATATATTCCCATGAATTCATAGAATCATGGATAAGGAAGAAATACGCAAAACATGCAATTTCTGACCAGATCACGCGATCTGCTTCCGGCCAGAATGGTATTTTTCTTGGGGCTTTCCAGAACAACAAACTGATAGGTTTTATTCATGCAGTTGTAAATGATTCTGAAGCAGAAATTGCCAGGCTCTATTTTCTTCCAGGATTCACAAGACGAGGATTTGGTTCTGAACTGCTAAGAACGGCAGAAGAGATTCTATGTTCAAGAGGCGTGCGCCGGGCCAGACTGTATGTGCAAAAACAGAATAACATAGGAATTGTATTCTACCGGAAGCACGGCTACTCCGATGCAGGCTACTGTGATTATGATATTGAAATGGTGAAAAATTTCCAGGACTGTCATGGAATTTAA